The proteins below are encoded in one region of Gimesia chilikensis:
- a CDS encoding neutral/alkaline non-lysosomal ceramidase N-terminal domain-containing protein, translated as MISRFSVLLLFVPALGMLSLSVTEVQAEQAALRAGAAMIDITPEPGVSLDGVISKNGPVTGVHDRIYSRALVLDDGNTRVAICVNDLCMVERSYFDQVKQIVFKKTGLPANRMLMTSTHTHAAPRVPYGRASEQDDVYYQALIQKMAEAIITAEQNLAPAQIAWGSFDAGKYAACRRFLAEKGSVSLNPFGVAGEQIKSVSGRSKQIIQPAADIDPQCSILSVQHADGTPLAVLGNMSIHYCGGYRKGEISADYFGAYAKYLAEKLKSSGSHPPFVGMLSNGTSGNVGAVMKQDKRKYQPFEWIDESGKQFAEQTIKVLAQLQYQRKIPVEMVEREIELAIRKPDEERLAWAQEILANPKQKTVHPWSKIYATEAVELNKYPATETIKLQAIRIGDLGIVSLPCEVFTETGLAIKAGSPFGATFSMELANGSSGYLPTPTQHALGGYETWPARSSYLEIEAETKIRQTALELLRELHN; from the coding sequence ATGATTTCACGATTCTCTGTTCTGCTGTTGTTTGTACCTGCACTCGGGATGCTTTCGCTCAGTGTGACGGAAGTCCAAGCGGAACAGGCGGCGCTGCGTGCCGGAGCCGCGATGATCGACATTACCCCCGAGCCCGGCGTTTCACTGGACGGCGTGATTTCCAAGAATGGCCCCGTGACAGGAGTGCATGACCGGATCTATTCCCGCGCGCTGGTCCTCGATGATGGAAACACGCGGGTTGCGATCTGCGTAAACGACCTCTGCATGGTCGAGCGGAGTTACTTCGACCAGGTCAAGCAGATCGTGTTTAAGAAGACCGGACTGCCCGCGAATCGAATGCTGATGACCAGCACGCACACACATGCGGCACCCCGCGTTCCCTATGGTCGCGCAAGTGAGCAGGACGATGTCTACTATCAGGCGCTGATCCAGAAGATGGCCGAGGCGATCATCACCGCCGAGCAGAATCTCGCGCCGGCCCAGATTGCCTGGGGCTCCTTCGATGCTGGTAAATATGCAGCGTGTCGACGTTTTCTTGCAGAGAAAGGGAGCGTCTCACTGAATCCGTTTGGTGTCGCGGGGGAGCAGATCAAATCGGTTTCAGGACGCAGCAAACAGATCATTCAACCCGCGGCTGACATTGACCCTCAGTGTTCGATCCTCTCCGTGCAACACGCTGACGGTACTCCGCTGGCAGTGCTGGGTAATATGAGCATTCATTATTGTGGCGGCTACAGGAAGGGAGAGATCAGCGCCGATTACTTTGGTGCGTACGCGAAATATCTCGCGGAGAAGCTGAAGTCGAGCGGATCCCATCCCCCGTTTGTGGGCATGCTCTCCAACGGCACCAGCGGGAATGTGGGCGCGGTGATGAAACAGGACAAGCGGAAGTATCAGCCGTTCGAATGGATTGACGAATCGGGAAAGCAGTTCGCCGAACAGACCATCAAGGTCCTGGCACAGTTGCAGTACCAGCGCAAGATTCCAGTGGAGATGGTCGAGCGCGAAATTGAACTGGCGATTCGTAAGCCGGATGAGGAACGCCTCGCCTGGGCACAGGAGATCCTGGCGAATCCGAAACAGAAAACCGTACATCCCTGGTCGAAAATATACGCGACCGAAGCGGTCGAACTCAACAAGTACCCGGCGACGGAAACCATCAAGCTGCAGGCCATTCGCATCGGCGATCTGGGTATCGTCAGCTTGCCTTGTGAAGTCTTTACCGAAACCGGGCTGGCGATCAAAGCGGGCAGCCCTTTCGGTGCTACCTTCTCCATGGAACTGGCTAATGGATCGAGCGGTTATCTGCCCACACCCACACAGCATGCGTTAGGCGGTTACGAAACCTGGCCCGCGCGGAGCAGTTACCTGGAGATCGAAGCCGAGACCAAAATCCGACAGACGGCCCTGGAGCTTCTGCGTGAGTTACACAACTGA
- a CDS encoding PDZ domain-containing protein, with product MKSCFATLLAGALALSLLTTGSPAYSQEKETAALPQQAVDYILDLQSDDYQARQKATRELPKFGEQVVPPLLKVTQGDSLEAAVRAILVIEQVYILGKANSVGPAEDALEKLTKAKNPSVAIRAEEAIDRHADIREKRAVREITKMGGTVKLWTPEDIARTAPGGSVEPGQVRYVALGSKWTGGEDGLRFIKRVRKFPVLYLIKGHPLPDLALEDLMRALPATQFQTRDSDAMLGITHMTGIRDQGGCLVGEVSDGLAAQKAGIRSGDFILKFDDKPVENFDALVKLIGGKSAGDVVQVELLRDGMIKKLPVTLSSWLDR from the coding sequence ATGAAATCATGTTTCGCAACCCTGCTCGCGGGAGCACTGGCCCTGTCATTGCTCACGACCGGTTCGCCTGCGTACTCACAGGAAAAAGAAACAGCAGCGCTGCCGCAACAGGCCGTTGACTACATTCTCGATCTCCAGAGCGATGACTATCAGGCCCGCCAGAAAGCGACCCGGGAACTGCCTAAGTTTGGCGAACAGGTTGTGCCGCCACTGCTCAAGGTGACCCAGGGGGACAGTCTCGAAGCCGCGGTCCGCGCGATCCTCGTGATCGAACAGGTCTACATTCTGGGGAAAGCTAATTCGGTTGGACCTGCCGAAGACGCACTCGAGAAACTCACGAAGGCGAAAAATCCTTCGGTCGCCATTCGCGCCGAAGAAGCCATCGACCGGCACGCCGACATTCGGGAAAAACGGGCCGTCCGTGAAATCACAAAAATGGGTGGCACGGTCAAACTCTGGACGCCCGAAGACATCGCCAGGACAGCACCGGGCGGCAGCGTGGAACCCGGACAGGTACGCTATGTGGCCCTGGGCTCCAAGTGGACCGGAGGCGAAGACGGCCTGCGGTTCATCAAGCGGGTTCGGAAGTTTCCGGTGCTGTATCTCATCAAAGGACATCCTCTTCCGGACCTTGCACTGGAAGATCTGATGCGGGCACTCCCCGCGACTCAGTTCCAGACCCGCGACAGTGATGCCATGCTGGGCATCACCCACATGACCGGCATCCGGGACCAGGGGGGCTGCCTGGTCGGCGAAGTCTCTGATGGTCTGGCCGCTCAGAAGGCGGGGATCCGCTCGGGAGACTTCATCCTCAAGTTCGACGACAAGCCAGTCGAGAACTTCGATGCCCTCGTGAAACTGATTGGGGGGAAATCAGCCGGCGATGTGGTACAAGTCGAACTGCTTCGTGACGGGATGATCAAGAAACTGCCCGTCACGCTCAGCAGCTGGCTCGACCGCTAA
- a CDS encoding glycerophosphodiester phosphodiesterase: MSAANPLSAVEIVGHRGASFDAPENTLSSVNLAWKRNADAVEIDIYLTSDGKIVAFHDKTTKRIGGRNKDVAEQTLAELQTLDVGAWKNAQYRNERIPTLPQILKTIPAGKRLFIEIKCGPEVLPQLKADLQASGKAADQTALIGFDYDTMRKAKQLMPELKAYWVFKVKQNKVTRRWEHNADYYIRKAKEANLDGLDVGYNGFLTADFIQKSEAAGLPVFVWTINDVKDAKKLVEMGITGITTDRPGLMMETLKQAE, translated from the coding sequence GTGTCAGCCGCAAATCCCCTCTCAGCCGTCGAAATTGTGGGACACCGCGGTGCCTCATTTGATGCCCCGGAGAACACACTCTCCTCTGTGAATCTGGCCTGGAAACGCAACGCGGATGCCGTCGAGATCGACATCTATCTCACCAGCGATGGTAAGATCGTCGCCTTCCACGACAAGACCACCAAGCGGATCGGCGGACGCAATAAGGATGTGGCAGAACAGACGCTGGCAGAACTCCAGACTCTGGACGTCGGTGCCTGGAAGAATGCTCAATACCGCAACGAGCGGATTCCGACCCTCCCGCAGATCCTGAAAACGATCCCCGCAGGCAAGCGGCTGTTCATTGAAATCAAATGCGGCCCCGAAGTTCTGCCGCAGCTCAAAGCCGATCTGCAAGCGTCGGGCAAAGCAGCCGACCAGACGGCACTGATTGGTTTCGACTACGACACGATGCGCAAGGCCAAGCAATTAATGCCCGAGCTCAAAGCCTACTGGGTCTTCAAAGTCAAGCAGAACAAGGTCACCCGCCGTTGGGAACACAACGCCGACTACTACATCCGCAAAGCCAAAGAAGCGAACCTGGATGGCCTGGATGTCGGCTATAACGGGTTTCTGACCGCCGATTTTATTCAGAAATCGGAAGCCGCCGGCCTGCCTGTCTTCGTCTGGACCATCAACGACGTCAAAGATGCGAAAAAGCTGGTAGAGATGGGGATTACCGGTATCACCACCGATCGCCCCGGCCTGATGATGGAAACTCTCAAACAGGCAGAATAA
- the thiS gene encoding sulfur carrier protein ThiS has product MQTIFEKDQISRDLSFASSDMKFFQGAAQVQIQVNGEPREVPDAFTVAELLAQLELQPRYLAVERNLILIPREEHANCQLEAGDRLEIVTLVGGG; this is encoded by the coding sequence TTGCAAACAATCTTTGAGAAAGATCAGATTTCCCGCGATCTCTCGTTTGCTTCGTCTGATATGAAATTCTTCCAGGGAGCTGCACAGGTGCAAATTCAGGTCAACGGCGAACCCCGCGAGGTTCCCGATGCTTTTACAGTGGCTGAACTGCTGGCCCAGCTCGAACTGCAGCCCCGCTATCTGGCTGTTGAACGGAACCTGATCCTGATTCCCCGTGAAGAACATGCCAACTGTCAGCTGGAGGCCGGGGATCGTCTGGAAATCGTAACGCTGGTAGGCGGTGGATAA
- a CDS encoding thiazole synthase — MATIGDTESALVLGTHHLNSRLIVGTGKYTTYELMQESLEISGAEVITVAVRRERLIDADGRNILDFIDLDKYTILPNTAGCFSADDAVRVARMGREILRGLENPGADWVKIEVLGDTKTLLPDPVATLEATKQLVDEGFSVLCYSTDDPITAKRLKDAGATSVMPAGSPIGSGQGILNPNNIRICLEYLKEDDPDYPVIVDAGVGTASDVTIAMELGCDGVLLNTGIAGAQDPVRMARAMKNAIEAGRDAYLAGRIPRKLYATASSPETGIIAPKA; from the coding sequence ATGGCAACAATTGGCGATACCGAATCGGCCCTGGTACTGGGCACACATCATCTGAACTCCCGACTGATCGTCGGCACGGGTAAATACACCACGTACGAACTGATGCAGGAAAGCCTGGAAATCAGCGGTGCGGAAGTGATTACCGTCGCCGTGCGTCGCGAGCGATTGATCGACGCCGACGGCCGGAACATTCTGGACTTCATCGACCTCGACAAATACACGATCCTGCCGAACACCGCCGGCTGCTTCTCTGCAGATGATGCCGTACGTGTCGCGCGGATGGGACGCGAAATTCTGCGGGGCCTCGAAAACCCGGGAGCCGACTGGGTCAAAATTGAAGTTCTGGGTGATACGAAAACCCTGCTCCCCGACCCGGTCGCCACACTCGAAGCGACAAAACAACTGGTCGATGAAGGCTTTTCGGTGCTCTGCTATTCCACCGACGATCCGATCACCGCGAAGCGTCTGAAGGACGCGGGGGCGACCTCGGTCATGCCGGCGGGCAGCCCGATCGGCAGTGGTCAGGGAATTCTGAACCCGAACAATATCCGCATCTGTCTGGAGTACCTCAAAGAGGACGACCCGGACTATCCGGTGATTGTCGATGCGGGCGTGGGAACCGCCAGCGATGTGACGATCGCCATGGAACTGGGTTGCGACGGCGTGTTACTCAATACGGGTATCGCCGGCGCGCAGGATCCCGTCCGCATGGCCCGGGCCATGAAAAACGCGATCGAAGCCGGCCGCGACGCTTACCTGGCGGGACGCATTCCCCGCAAGCTCTACGCCACGGCCTCCAGTCCCGAAACCGGGATTATTGCGCCAAAGGCTTAA